From one Pseudopipra pipra isolate bDixPip1 chromosome 2, bDixPip1.hap1, whole genome shotgun sequence genomic stretch:
- the LOC135410070 gene encoding uncharacterized protein LOC135410070 isoform X1, with amino-acid sequence MGGSRGQPRPAAPLPSTPKAAAAPAGLDHKHIREKLSLLHMSREKKRIGGGSSGFPRAIFSALKIAVMSMSSPTPTPLLPSLRPTNVWQPLTRELLTFEAKALGSNYLLHYPCKPPLSPHTGTSRGWVWRHLGSVSSGLPSTSGYATRSPSSSPEDTGDWDNSWSGLCIPVGDTSLYELQDAVGSSGTKRASNVKGRKENFKREREKREWGGRGTPDSSVICTARTDLQVPLHLLQTSPVGEKTPCLNF; translated from the exons atgggggggagtcgggggcagccccggcccgctGCTCCCCTCCCCTCAACCCCAAAGGCAGCCGCAGCTCCCGCTGGCCTTGATCACAAACACATCCGGGAAAAGCTTTCCCTACTGCATATGTCccgggaaaaaaaaagaatcgGTGGCGGATCCTCGGGATTTCCCAGAGCtattttcagtgctttgaaAATTGCAGTAATGTCGATgtcttcccccacccccaccccccttctcccctctcTTCGGCCCACTAACGTTTGGCAGCCTTTGACGAGGGAGCTCTTAACCTTTGAAGCAAAGGCTTTAGGTTCAAACTACCTCCTTCACTACCCCTGTAagcctcccctctccccacatACAGGCACATCGCGAGGATGGGTTTGGCGGCATCTGGGATCTGTCTCCTCAGGCCTCCCCTCTACCTCAGGCTATGCCACTAGGTCTCCTTCATCTTCTCCCGAAGACACAG gagaTTGGGACAATAGCTGGAGTGGATTATGCATTCCCGTAGGCGATACTTCCCTATATGAGCTTCAGGATGCAGTTGGAAGCTCGGGAACAAAGCGGGCATCGAATGTCAAG ggcagaaaagaaaacttcaaaagagaaagagagaagcgGGAGTGGGGAGGACGGGGAACCCCTGATTCCTCAGTGATCTGCACAGCTCGGACAGACCTACAAGTTCCCCTTCACCTCTTGCAGACAAGTCCCGTCggagaaaaaaccccatgcCTGAACTTTTAA
- the LOC135410070 gene encoding uncharacterized protein LOC135410070 isoform X2: protein MGGSRGQPRPAAPLPSTPKAAAAPAGLDHKHIREKLSLLHMSREKKRIGGGSSGFPRAIFSALKIAVMSMSSPTPTPLLPSLRPTNVWQPLTRELLTFEAKALGSNYLLHYPCKPPLSPHTGTSRGWVWRHLGSVSSGLPSTSGYATRSPSSSPEDTGDWDNSWSGLCIPVGDTSLYELQDAVGSSGTKRASNVKETQNGRRDAT from the exons atgggggggagtcgggggcagccccggcccgctGCTCCCCTCCCCTCAACCCCAAAGGCAGCCGCAGCTCCCGCTGGCCTTGATCACAAACACATCCGGGAAAAGCTTTCCCTACTGCATATGTCccgggaaaaaaaaagaatcgGTGGCGGATCCTCGGGATTTCCCAGAGCtattttcagtgctttgaaAATTGCAGTAATGTCGATgtcttcccccacccccaccccccttctcccctctcTTCGGCCCACTAACGTTTGGCAGCCTTTGACGAGGGAGCTCTTAACCTTTGAAGCAAAGGCTTTAGGTTCAAACTACCTCCTTCACTACCCCTGTAagcctcccctctccccacatACAGGCACATCGCGAGGATGGGTTTGGCGGCATCTGGGATCTGTCTCCTCAGGCCTCCCCTCTACCTCAGGCTATGCCACTAGGTCTCCTTCATCTTCTCCCGAAGACACAG gagaTTGGGACAATAGCTGGAGTGGATTATGCATTCCCGTAGGCGATACTTCCCTATATGAGCTTCAGGATGCAGTTGGAAGCTCGGGAACAAAGCGGGCATCGAATGTCAAG GAAACTCAAAACGGAAGGAGGGATGCTACTTGA
- the POU3F3 gene encoding POU domain, class 3, transcription factor 3, whose protein sequence is MAAATSNPYLPGNGILAAGSIVHADSGGGGGGGGGGMQPGSVAVTSVAGGYRGDPAAKMVQSDFMPGAMAASNGGHMLSHAHQWVTALPHAAAAAAAAAAAAAEAGSPWSGSPVGMTGSPQQPPPPPDVKGSGGRDDLHSGAALHHRPPHLGPPHQGHPAAWGAAAAAHLPSMAGGQQQQQSLLYSQPGGFTVNGMLSPPPGGQSLVHPGLVRGETPELGEHPGHHHHHHHQHPGHHPPHHGGVNSHDPHSDEDTPTSDDLEQFAKQFKQRRIKLGFTQADVGLALGTLYGNVFSQTTICRFEALQLSFKNMCKLKPLLNKWLEEADSSTGSPTSIDKIAAQGRKRKKRTSIEVSVKGALESHFLKCPKPSAQEITNLADSLQLEKEVVRVWFCNRRQKEKRMTPPGIQQQTPDDVYSQVGTVNSDTPPPHHGLQTSVQ, encoded by the coding sequence ATGGCCGCGGCCACCTCTAACCCCTACCTCCCCGGCAACGGCATCCTGGCGGCCGGCTCCATCGTCCACGCGGActcgggcggcggcggcggcggcggcggcggcggcatGCAGCCGGGGAGCGTGGCCGTCACCTCGGTGGCGGGCGGCTACCGCGGCGACCCGGCGGCCAAGATGGTCCAGAGCGACTTCATGCCGGGCGCCATGGCCGCCAGCAACGGCGGCCATATGCTGAGCCATGCCCACCAGTGGGTGACAGCCCTGCCCCacgctgccgccgccgccgccgccgccgccgccgccgccgccgaaGCGGGCTCGCCCTGGTCCGGCAGCCCCGTGGGCATGACGGGCAGCccccagcagccgccgccgccgcccgacGTCAAGGGCAGCGGCGGGCGCGACGATCTGCACTCGGGCGCGGCGCTGCACCACCGGCCGCCCCACCTGGGCCCCCCGCACCAGGGGCACCCGGCGGCctggggggcggcggcggccgcccaCCTGCCCTCCATGGCCGgcgggcagcagcagcagcagtcgCTCCTCTACTCGCAGCCCGGGGGCTTCACGGTGAACGGCATGTTGAGTCCCCCCCCCGGCGGGCAGAGCCTGGTGCACCCGGGGCTGGTGCGCGGCGAGACGCCGGAGCTGGGCGAGCACCCCGggcatcaccaccaccaccaccaccagcaccccGGGCACCACCCGCCGCACCACGGCGGTGTCAACAGCCACGACCCGCACTCAGACGAGGACACGCCGACCTCCGACGACCTGGAGCAGTTCGCCAAGCAGTTCAAGCAGCGGCGGATTAAACTGGGCTTCACCCAGGCCGATGTGGGGCTGGCGCTGGGTACCCTCTACGGCAACGTCTTCTCGCAGACCACCATCTGCCGCTTCGAGGCCCTGCAGCTCAGCTTCAAGAACATGTGCAAGCTGAAGCCTTTGTTGAACAAGTGGCTGGAGGAAGCCGACTCCTCCACTGGCAGCCCCACCAGCATCGACAAGATCGCCGCCCAGggcaggaagaggaagaagcgGACCTCCATCGAGGTGAGTGTCAAGGGGGCCTTGGAGAGCCACTTTCTGAAATGCCCCAAGCCCTCTGCCCAGGAGATTACGAACCTAGCGGACAGcctgcagctggagaaggaggtggTCAGGGTTTGGTTTTGCAATCGGAGGCAGAAAGAGAAACGGATGACCCCCCCGGGGATCCAGCAGCAGACCCCCGACGATGTCTACTCCCAGGTCGGCACCGTCAACTCCGACACGCCGCCCCCTCACCACGGACTGCAGACCAGCGTGCAGTGA